The following proteins are co-located in the Malus sylvestris chromosome 13, drMalSylv7.2, whole genome shotgun sequence genome:
- the LOC126597639 gene encoding pyruvate, phosphate dikinase, chloroplastic-like, giving the protein MSSTLKGMLIRTPSEVYRQRLLKGKYVDQFDLVRENPSFHGLNSSGRVGLKHCHRQQMQIVNGIMNPNPKKNEPGHIEAKAVVSPAADQTAPTTRKRVFTFGKGKSEGNRAMKSLLGGKGANLAEMASIGLSVPPGLTISTEACQEYQLNGKDLPQGLWEEILEGLGSVQKDMGAILGDASKPLLLSVRSGAAISMPGMMDTVLNLGLNDNVVAGLAAKSGERFAYDSYRRFLDMFGNVVMGIPHSSFEEQLEKLKGTKGVELDTELTASDLKELVEQYKNVYLETTGEKFPSDPKQQLLLAVKAVFDSWDSPRANKYRSINQITGLKGTAVNIQCMVFGNMGNTSGTGVLFTRNPSTGERKLYGEFLISAQGEDVVAGIRTPGDLDTMKNCMPEAYKELVENCEILEKHYKDMMDIEFTVQENRLWMLQCRSGKRTGKGAVKIAVDMVNEGLVDKRTAIKMVEPQHLDQLLHPQFENPTAYKDKVIATGLPASPGAAVGTVVFSAEDAETWHAQGKSVILVRTETSPEDVGGMHAAAGILTARGGMTSHAAVVARGWGKCCVSGCADIRVNDAEKLVVIGDTVVEEGEWLSLNGSTGEVILGKEPLSPPALSGDLETFMSWADKVRRLKVMANADTPEDALTARNNGAEGIGLCRTEHMFFASDDRIKAVRKMIMAATTEQRKAALDLLLPYQRYDFEGIFRAMDGLPVTIRLLDPPLHEFLPEGDLEQIVSELTAETGMTEDEVFSRIEKLSEVNPMLGFRGCRLGISYPELSEMQARAIFQAAVSMSNQGVKVFPEIMVPLVGTPQELGHQMRLIRSVAVKVFFEMGTALSYKVGTMIEIPRAALVADEIAKEAEFFSFGTNDLTQMTFGYSRDDVGKFLPIYLAKGLLQSDPFEVLDQRGVGQLIKMATEKGRAARPSLKVGICGEHGGEPSSVAFFAEAGLDYVSCSPFRVPIARLAAAQVAV; this is encoded by the exons ATGTCATCCACTCTGAAAGGCATGCTCATAAGGACACCATCTGAGGTTTATAGGCAGAGATTGTTGAAGGGAAAATATGTGGATCAATTTGATCTTGTTAGAGAAAACCCTTCCTTCCATGGCCTCAACTCTTCGGGTCGAGTTGGCCTCAAGCACTGTCACCGGCAGCAGATGCAAATTGTAAACGGGATCATGAACCCAAACCCGAAGAAGAACGAGCCAGGACACATCGAAGCAAAAGCTGTTGTGTCCCCAGCTGCAGATCAGACTGCACCAACAACCAGAAAG CGAGTATTTACATTTGGAAAAGGAAAGAGTGAAGGCAACAGGGCAATGAAGTCATTG TTAGGAGGGAAAGGTGCAAACCTGGCAGAAATGGCTAGCATTGGACTATCCGTCCCACCTGGACTTACTATTTCAACAGAAGCATGCCAAGAGTATCAGCTGAATGGCAAAGATTTACCGCAAGGTTTATGGGAGGAGATACTAGAGGGCTTGGGGAGTGTGCAGAAGGACATGGGTGCTATTCTGGGTGACGCTTCCAAGCCTCTCCTCCTCTCCGTTCGCTCTGGTGCTGCG ATTTCCATGCCTGGCATGATGGACACTGTCCTCAACCTTGGACTCAATGACAATGTGGTTGCTGGTTTGGCCGCGAAAAGTGGAGAGCGCTTTGCTTATGACTCGTACAGGCGTTTTCTAGACATGTTTGGAAATGTT GTTATGGGAATTCCACACTCATCATTTGAGGAGCAGTTGGAAAAACTAAAAGGTACAAAAGGAGTTGAGCTTGACACAGAGCTAACAGCCTCTGATCTCAAAGAGCTGGTAGAACAATACAAAAATGTCTATCTCGAAACCACCGGTGAAAAGTTCCCTTCAG ATCCAAAACAACAGCTTCTCTTGGCTGTTAAAGCAGTTTTTGATTCTTGGGACAGCCCAAGAGCCAATAAATATCGGAGCATCAATCAGATAACGGGTTTGAAGGGAACCGCGGTTAATATTCAATGCATGGTTTTCGGGAACATGGGAAATACTTCTGGCACAGGTGTTCTGTTCACTAGGAATCCAAGCACCGGTGAAAGGAAGCTTTATGGAGAATTTTTAATCAGTGCTCAG GGAGAAGATGTAGTTGCCGGCATTAGGACGCCAGGAGACTTGGATACTATGAAAAATTGTATGCCAGAAGCTTACAAGGAGCTTGTAGAGAACTGTGAAATTCTAGAAAAACATTACAAAGATATGATG GATATCGAGTTCACAGTCCAAGAAAATAGGTTGTGGATGTTACAATGTCGCAGTGGAAAGCGTACTGGTAAAGGTGCAGTGAAGATAGCTGTAGACATGGTGAACGAAGGGCTTGTGGATAAGCGCACTGCAATCAAGATGGTTGAACCACAGCACCTTGACCAACTTCTTCACCCACAG TTTGAGAATCCAACTGCTTACAAAGACAAAGTGATCGCCACTGGATTGCCTGCATCTCCAGGAGCAGCTGTAGGGACAGTTGTGTTCAGTGCTGAGGATGCCGAAACATGGCATGCACAAGGAAAGAGTGTCATCTTG GTAAGGACTGAAACTAGCCCCGAAGATGTTGGGGGTATGCATGCAGCTGCAGGGATCTTGACAGCTAGAGGAGGCATGACATCTCATGCAGCTGTTGTAGCCCGTGGGTGGGGCAAATGTTGTGTTTCTGGCTGCGCTGATATCCGAGTAAATGACGCTGAGAAG CTGGTTGTGATCGGGGATACAGTGGTCGAGGAAGGAGAATGGCTCTCACTCAATGGTTCCACTGGGGAAGTCATATTAGGAAAAGAGCCCCTTTCTCCTCCGGCTTTAAGTGGAGATTTGGAAACCTTCATGTCTTGGGCTGATAAAGTCCGGCGTCTCAAG GTTATGGCAAACGCGGACACACCTGAAGATGCGCTAACAGCAAGAAATAATGGTGCCGAAGGGATTGGACTTTGCAGGACAGAGCACATG TTCTTTGCTTCGGATGATAGAATAAAGGCGGTAAGGAAAATGATCATGGCAGCTACAACTGAACAGAGGAAGGCGGCACTGGACCTCTTACTACCGTATCAAAGATATGACTTTGAAGGAATTTTCCGGGCAATGGACG GTCTTCCAGTAACAATCCGCCTGTTAGACCCTCCACTTCATGAATTTCTTCCAGAAGGTGACTTAGAACAGATTGTCAGCGAACTAACTGCAGAGACTGGCATGACTGAGGATGAAGTTTTCTCAAGAATTGAGAAATTATCAGAAGTAAACCCCATGCTTGGTTTCCGCGGCTGCAG GCTAGGGATATCATACCCAGAACTCAGCGAAATGCAGGCACGTGCAATCTTTCAAGCTGCAGTCTCAATGAGCAACCAGGGTGTCAAAGTTTTCCCTGAGATAATGGTTCCCCTTGTCGGAACACCTCAG GAACTAGGACATCAAATGAGGCTCATTCGAAGTGTCGCGGTAAAAGTGTTCTTCGAGATGGGTACTGCCTTGAGTTATAAGGTTGGGACTATGATTGAGATCCCCAGAGCTGCTCTGGTTGCAGATGAG ATTGCGAAGGAAGCTGAGTTCTTTTCTTTCGGGACCAATGATCTCACACAAATGACATTTGGCTACAGTAGAGATGATGTGGGCAAGTTTCTACCTATCTACCTTGCGAAAGGCCTTCTTCAAAGCGATCCATTTGAG GTCCTTGATCAAAGAGGTGTTGGGCAGCTCATCAAGATGGCCACAGAAAAGGGTCGCGCAGCTAGGCCTAGCTTAAAG GTTGGAATATGCGGAGAGCATGGTGGGGAGCCTTCTTCTGTTGCATTTTTTGCAGAGGCCGGATTAGACTATGTTTCTTGTTCTCCATTCAG GGTACCTATTGCTAGGCTAGCAGCAGCTCAAGTAGCTGTCTGA
- the LOC126596704 gene encoding putative E3 ubiquitin-protein ligase RF298 isoform X1 — protein MASMVAKGSSSCTTQVSSSIAVQEKGSRNKRKFRADPPLGDPNKIIPLSQTECTSYEFSAEKFEITQSHGQIGVCDLCSVNQDHSDGLKLDLGLSSSAVVPSEGSPSWPREELEAEFQDADWSDLTENQLEELVLSNLDMIFKSAIKKIVACGYTEEVATKAVLRSGLCYGCKDTVSNIVDNTLVYLRSGQEIDPSGEHCFEDLQQLEKYILAELVCVLQEVRPFFSTGDAMWCLLICDMNVSHACAMDGDPLNSFISDGASNGSSSVPNQPQSKTETKSSELNLLNPSKPVPGSHSSQSETPMIAGGVSNIAKLKNSLVHSGSLSEKEGAKSTSENGDKSFGASGTFQSPVVEEKVLSSRKVHSVTTKREYMLRHKSLHLEKSYRTYGCKGSSRTGKLSGLGGLILDKKLKSVSDSTTVNLKNASLKISKAMGVDVPQESGNNNLSANAGPFSPRAFNLDVENTASVLRKNSVTSMLPSVCTTALPSVGTSTALPSVNTSTALPVVNTAAALPSANTTPALSVADTELSLSLHPKSISNPVPISCHSDATNSVFAGIPYDKSLGQWVPRDKKDEMILKLVPRARDLQNQLQEWTEWANQKVMQAARRLSKDKAELKSLRQEKEEVERLKKEKQTLEENTMKKLSEMENALCKASSQVERANSSVRRLEVENAALRQDMEAAKVRAAESAASCQDVSKREKKTLMKFQSWEKQKTMFSEELATEKRKLKQLLQELEQAKDLQEQLEARWQQEKKSKAEVLEQVSSIRKEREQIEASTKSKEDMINLKAENNLQKYKDDIQKLEKEISQLRHKSDSSKIAALRRGIEGSYTSKVTDIENGLDHKGSRMPYISEVVKDIQEYSETGGVKRERECVMCLSEEMSVIFLPCAHQVVCRTCNELHEKQGMKDCPSCRSPIQWRISVRYARS, from the exons ATGGCATCAATGGTGGCCAAGGGCAGTAGTAGTTGCACCACCCAAGTCTCTTCCTCAATAGCTGTTCAAGAAAAGGGAAGTAGGAATAAGAGGAAGTTCCGGGCTGATCCGCCTTTAGGTGACCCGAATAAAATTATTCCCTTATCTCAGACTGAATGCACAAGCTATGAGTTTTCAGCTGAAAAATTCGAAATCACGCAGAGTCATGGACAAATTGGTGTCTGTGACCTGTGCAGTGTTAATCAAGACCATTCTGATGGGTTGAAACTCGACCTTGGATTGTCGTCTAGTGCTGTTGTTCCATCCGAGGGTAGCCCAAGCTGGCCCAGAGAGGAACTAGAGGCAGAGTTTCAGGATGCCGATTGGAGTGACCTCACAGAAAACCAACTTGAAGAGCTTGTTCTAAGCAATTTGGACATGATTTTCAAAAGTGCAATAAAAAAGATTGTTGCTTGCGGTTACACTGAAGAAGTTGCTACAAAGGCTGTTTTGCGGTCTGGTCTTTGTTATGGGTGTAAAGACACCGTGTCTAATATAGTGGATAATACTTTAGTTTATCTAAGAAGTGGCCAAGAAATTGATCCTTCGGGGGAACACTGTTTTGAAGATCTACAGCAGCTTGAGAAGTACATATTGGCAGAACTGGTTTGTGTTCTTCAAGAGGTTAGGCCTTTTTTCAGCACTGGTGATGCAATGTGGTGCTTGTTGATTTGTGATATGAATGTCTCTCATGCTTGTGCAATGGATGGTGATCCCTTGAATAGTTTCATTAGTGATGGAGCTTCAAATGGAAGTTCCTCCGTCCCGAATCAACCCCAGTCAAAAACAGAAACCAAAAGTTCGGAATTGAATCTTCTGAATCCTTCCAAGCCAGTTCCTGGTTCTCATAGTTCACAGTCTGAGACACCTATGATTGCAGGTGGGGTTTCAAACATAGCTAAACTGAAAAATTCCCTTGTTCATAGTGGATCGTTGTCTGAGAAAGAGGGTGCAAAGTCCACATCTGAGAATGGGGATAAATCTTTTGGTGCATCTGGAACATTTCAATCTCCTGTGGTAGAGGAAAAGGTTTTAAGTAGTCGAAAGGTTCATTCTGTTACCACCAAGAGAGAATACATGCTTCGGCACAAGTCACTTCACTTGGAAAAAAGTTACCGGACTTATGGATGTAAAGGGTCTTCAAGAACGGGGAAGCTGAGTGGTTTGGGTGGTTTAATCTTGGATAAGAAACTAAAATCTGTGTCAGACTCTACCACTGTTAATTTGAAGAATGCTTCCTTGAAGATAAGCAAGGCTATGGGAGTTGATGTGCCTCAAGAAAGTGGAAACAATAATCTTTCTGCCAATGCCGGGCCTTTTTCTCCTAGAGCATTTAACCTGGATGTTGAAAATACTGCTTCTGTTTTGCGTAAGAACAGTGTCACGTCCATGTTACCTTCTGTTTGTACAACAGCACTACCTTCTGTCGGTACTTCAACAGCATTACCTTCTGTCAATACTTCAACGGCATTACCTGTAGTCAATACTGCCGCAGCATTACCTTCAGCAAATACTACGCCTGCATTATCAGTTGCTGATACTGAGCTTTCCCTTTCTCTGCATCCAAAAAGCATTTCCAATCCAGTTCCTATTAGCTGTCACTCTGATGCAACTAATTCTGTTTTTGCTGGGATACCGTATGATAAATCCTTGGGGCAGTGGGTCCCCCGGGACAAGAAAGATGAAATGATTTTAAAGTTGGTTCCGAGGGCACGGGACTTGCAAAATCAGCTCCAAGAGTGGACAGAGTGGGCAAATCAGAAGGTTATGCAGGCTGCGCGTAGATTGAGTAAGGACAAGGCTGAACTTAAGTCATTGaggcaagagaaagaagaagttgAGCGGCTGAAGAAAGAGAAACAAACACTGGAAGAAAACACCATGAAGAAGCTTTCTGAGATGGAAAATGCTCTCTGCAAGGCTAGTAGCCAGGTTGAACGGGCAAATTCTTCCGTCCGGAGGCTTGAGGTGGAGAATGCTGCCTTGAGGCAGGATATGGAGGCTGCTAAAGTACGTGCTGCAGAGTCTGCTGCAAGCTGTCAGGATGTATCTAAAAGGGAGAAGAAGACACTGATGAAGTTTCAGTCATGGGAGAAGCAGAAAACCATGTTCAGTGAAGAACTTGCGACTGAAAAACGCAAGTTAAAACAGCTGCTACAGGAACTAGAACAAGCCAAAGATCTCCAGGAACAATTGGAG GCTAGATGGCaacaggaaaaaaaatcaaaggcaGAAGTACTTGAGCAGGTCAGTTCGATAAGAAAAGAACGGGAACAGATAGAGGCTTCAACAAAATCCAAGGAGGATATGATTAACCTGAAAGCAGAAAACAATCTGCAGAAGTACAAAGATGATATTCAGAAACTCGAAAAAGAAATCTCTCAATTGAGACACAAGAGTGATTCTTCAAAAATTGCTGCGCTGCGGAGGGGCATTGAGGGGAGCTACACCAGCAAAGTAACAGACATCGAAAATGGCCTGGATCACAAGGGGTCCCGGATGCCATACATCTCGGAAGTAGTGAAGGATATTCAAGAGTACTCTGAGACAGGAGGGGTGAAACGTGAACGGGAGTGTGTGATGTGCCTGTCTGAGGAGATGTCCGTTATCTTCCTCCCGTGTGCCCATCAAGTGGTTTGTAGAACATGCAATGAGCTCCACGAGAAACAGGGCATGAAGGATTGCCCGTCTTGTAGGAGCCCGATACAGTGGCGAATTTCTGTACGTTATGCTCGTTCTTAA
- the LOC126596704 gene encoding putative E3 ubiquitin-protein ligase RF298 isoform X2 — MASMVAKGSSSCTTQVSSSIAVQEKGSRNKRKFRADPPLGDPNKIIPLSQTECTSYEFSAEKFEITQSHGQIGVCDLCSVNQDHSDGLKLDLGLSSSAVVPSEGSPSWPREELEAEFQDADWSDLTENQLEELVLSNLDMIFKSAIKKIVACGYTEEVATKAVLRSGLCYGCKDTVSNIVDNTLVYLRSGQEIDPSGEHCFEDLQQLEKYILAELVCVLQEVRPFFSTGDAMWCLLICDMNVSHACAMDGDPLNSFISDGASNGSSSVPNQPQSKTETKSSELNLLNPSKPVPGSHSSQSETPMIAGGVSNIAKLKNSLVHSGSLSEKEGAKSTSENGDKSFGASGTFQSPVVEEKVLSSRKVHSVTTKREYMLRHKSLHLEKSYRTYGCKGSSRTGKLSGLGGLILDKKLKSVSDSTTVNLKNASLKISKAMGVDVPQESGNNNLSANAGPFSPRAFNLDVENTASVLRKNSVTSMLPSVCTTALPSVGTSTALPSVNTSTALPVVNTAAALPSANTTPALSVADTELSLSLHPKSISNPVPISCHSDATNSVFAGIPYDKSLGQWVPRDKKDEMILKLVPRARDLQNQLQEWTEWANQKVMQAARRLSKDKAELKSLRQEKEEVERLKKEKQTLEENTMKKLSEMENALCKASSQVERANSSVRRLEVENAALRQDMEAAKVRAAESAASCQDVSKREKKTLMKFQSWEKQKTMFSEELATEKRKLKQLLQELEQAKDLQEQLEV, encoded by the exons ATGGCATCAATGGTGGCCAAGGGCAGTAGTAGTTGCACCACCCAAGTCTCTTCCTCAATAGCTGTTCAAGAAAAGGGAAGTAGGAATAAGAGGAAGTTCCGGGCTGATCCGCCTTTAGGTGACCCGAATAAAATTATTCCCTTATCTCAGACTGAATGCACAAGCTATGAGTTTTCAGCTGAAAAATTCGAAATCACGCAGAGTCATGGACAAATTGGTGTCTGTGACCTGTGCAGTGTTAATCAAGACCATTCTGATGGGTTGAAACTCGACCTTGGATTGTCGTCTAGTGCTGTTGTTCCATCCGAGGGTAGCCCAAGCTGGCCCAGAGAGGAACTAGAGGCAGAGTTTCAGGATGCCGATTGGAGTGACCTCACAGAAAACCAACTTGAAGAGCTTGTTCTAAGCAATTTGGACATGATTTTCAAAAGTGCAATAAAAAAGATTGTTGCTTGCGGTTACACTGAAGAAGTTGCTACAAAGGCTGTTTTGCGGTCTGGTCTTTGTTATGGGTGTAAAGACACCGTGTCTAATATAGTGGATAATACTTTAGTTTATCTAAGAAGTGGCCAAGAAATTGATCCTTCGGGGGAACACTGTTTTGAAGATCTACAGCAGCTTGAGAAGTACATATTGGCAGAACTGGTTTGTGTTCTTCAAGAGGTTAGGCCTTTTTTCAGCACTGGTGATGCAATGTGGTGCTTGTTGATTTGTGATATGAATGTCTCTCATGCTTGTGCAATGGATGGTGATCCCTTGAATAGTTTCATTAGTGATGGAGCTTCAAATGGAAGTTCCTCCGTCCCGAATCAACCCCAGTCAAAAACAGAAACCAAAAGTTCGGAATTGAATCTTCTGAATCCTTCCAAGCCAGTTCCTGGTTCTCATAGTTCACAGTCTGAGACACCTATGATTGCAGGTGGGGTTTCAAACATAGCTAAACTGAAAAATTCCCTTGTTCATAGTGGATCGTTGTCTGAGAAAGAGGGTGCAAAGTCCACATCTGAGAATGGGGATAAATCTTTTGGTGCATCTGGAACATTTCAATCTCCTGTGGTAGAGGAAAAGGTTTTAAGTAGTCGAAAGGTTCATTCTGTTACCACCAAGAGAGAATACATGCTTCGGCACAAGTCACTTCACTTGGAAAAAAGTTACCGGACTTATGGATGTAAAGGGTCTTCAAGAACGGGGAAGCTGAGTGGTTTGGGTGGTTTAATCTTGGATAAGAAACTAAAATCTGTGTCAGACTCTACCACTGTTAATTTGAAGAATGCTTCCTTGAAGATAAGCAAGGCTATGGGAGTTGATGTGCCTCAAGAAAGTGGAAACAATAATCTTTCTGCCAATGCCGGGCCTTTTTCTCCTAGAGCATTTAACCTGGATGTTGAAAATACTGCTTCTGTTTTGCGTAAGAACAGTGTCACGTCCATGTTACCTTCTGTTTGTACAACAGCACTACCTTCTGTCGGTACTTCAACAGCATTACCTTCTGTCAATACTTCAACGGCATTACCTGTAGTCAATACTGCCGCAGCATTACCTTCAGCAAATACTACGCCTGCATTATCAGTTGCTGATACTGAGCTTTCCCTTTCTCTGCATCCAAAAAGCATTTCCAATCCAGTTCCTATTAGCTGTCACTCTGATGCAACTAATTCTGTTTTTGCTGGGATACCGTATGATAAATCCTTGGGGCAGTGGGTCCCCCGGGACAAGAAAGATGAAATGATTTTAAAGTTGGTTCCGAGGGCACGGGACTTGCAAAATCAGCTCCAAGAGTGGACAGAGTGGGCAAATCAGAAGGTTATGCAGGCTGCGCGTAGATTGAGTAAGGACAAGGCTGAACTTAAGTCATTGaggcaagagaaagaagaagttgAGCGGCTGAAGAAAGAGAAACAAACACTGGAAGAAAACACCATGAAGAAGCTTTCTGAGATGGAAAATGCTCTCTGCAAGGCTAGTAGCCAGGTTGAACGGGCAAATTCTTCCGTCCGGAGGCTTGAGGTGGAGAATGCTGCCTTGAGGCAGGATATGGAGGCTGCTAAAGTACGTGCTGCAGAGTCTGCTGCAAGCTGTCAGGATGTATCTAAAAGGGAGAAGAAGACACTGATGAAGTTTCAGTCATGGGAGAAGCAGAAAACCATGTTCAGTGAAGAACTTGCGACTGAAAAACGCAAGTTAAAACAGCTGCTACAGGAACTAGAACAAGCCAAAGATCTCCAGGAACAATTGGAG GTTTAA